In the genome of Pempheris klunzingeri isolate RE-2024b chromosome 20, fPemKlu1.hap1, whole genome shotgun sequence, the window TAAAACCAGATGCCTTTGACTGGAGGAGGATTTTAATGTTCCAGGTCATCAGAGTCCTTCTTGTCTTTAAGCCTCCTCAGAGGATGTGATCAGCTGTCTGTCTTCATCCCTTCAGGAAATTTAATCTTCATCCTCGTGGTGTTTTCACTGTTGAAGCTCCGTCACAAGCGGACTGTTCCTTCACTGCTCAGTAAAGGTGAACTCCACAGTTTCTAACCCTGGgtcatatcctggtgtctaactaactggtggaggcagcagcagaccagcagctcctgtgttctgttttttttaaaggatcacgttgcagcccgtttggtgtctgctggctgaggtgatctactggaccagttccaacacttttactacctaccagtcactcacacaccaggatgtggacacagaggaccagggggagaaacagagTTGTCCTTTAAACTGAGAGCCACAGCCGTATATGACCGCTGTTCAGGTTGTAGTGGTCTGTGCAgccgaggggggggggggcgtcccAGCCCTCTGagtatctctctgtctgtgttgtggGTCCCAGCAGAGGCAGATGCAGCTCATGTGTGACATCCTGGTCCACGACAGTAAGTCCAGCGCCGGTCTAAACGATGAGCAGAAGTCTCTCCTGGCCACGTTTGAACACAGAGGAGCCAATGTGACTCTGCACCGCAGCAGCCGGCGGTAAGACACTTAATCCGGTCGGACTAGGTCcctggaccaggaccaggacaggGTTCATGTTTCTAGAATTGTATTGATGCTTTTCTGTTGTGGTCATTCAAATGAAGAGATGTAAATGAAGATCAGGTCACTTGTTAGAAAGTACAAGAAAACAAGGAAAGTATCCACTCTATAAAGGCTTCTTCATACATCAGCTGGTTTCTGGTATGGGGGTATTCTGCTGACCAATAACAAAGTGTACCACTGCTGTCAACACTCCAGACCTACGAGTACCAGGCTTAGACATGGACACCTCACAGACTGTATGAATCCAATGTACCCGGCATTATAAAAAACATTCTaacaaaaatgaattaaaagacGTTCCTGAACTGGTCTTGTCTTGTTCCTTCAGGCTGTCTGTGATCGATGAGTCGTCCTTCCTGTCTCACTCGGACATCAGCTATGACCGGACCGATGATGATGTGGTAATGTGACCGACCCAAACACGTCTGAACTGCCAGCTGGGTGGTTGGGCTTTAAGGAGCAGTCTGCCTGGTTTTAATGCTTAAAGTGTCCTCTTCATGGAGTCTTTCTTTCCAGACGTGGATTCAGATTCACCCCATAGACTTTTATTCAGGACTTGTGTGAAACATCAAGTCAACCAAATTACTTCATGTGGAACAGAAAAGACGAGCTGTGACTGAGGAAATAGTTTGAAAGGAAAGACACCAGTGAAAGCTGAAGAATCTGAAGTTGTGGTGAAAGAACATGAGGACCGGCTCTCTGGCTTTGATGTGGTTTGATgacagtttgtctttgtgttcttaCAGGATTTGGACACGACTGTGATCAAACCCCTGAGGTCTCGAGCCAGAGAGAAGAGGGTGGGTGGTGTCCACAGCTCCTCAGCCTCTCAGCACTTCCTTGTCTTAGTTTGTTGTTGTGACACTGTGGCGTTGTGTTCTGTTGGTCGTGTGCAGCGTTCGTCGATGGGGCCAGCTGGTGGTGCTCCAGGTGGGaagcgaggaagaggagggaatatgtctgcagagctgctggagaggaAGACTGTCGAAAAGGTGAGCACGTGGATCGAAGTTCTGTGGGACCCTCAaaggacacacagtctgcataaaaaaagtgttgtgtcctctgattggtcggtatcagtccgtataaagaagtgtcgtgtcctctgattggtcggtatcagtccgtataaagaagtgtcgtgtcctctgattggtcggtatcagtccgtataaagaagtgtctgtgtcctctgattggtcggtatcagtccgtataaagaagtgtctgtgtcctctgattggtcggtatcagtctgtataaagaagtgtcgtgtcctctgattggtcggtatcagtccgtataaagaagtgtctgtgtcctctgattggtcggtatcagtctgtataaagaagtgtcgtgtcctctgattggtcggtatcagtccgtataaagaagtgtcgtgtCCTGTGATTGGTCTGCGTTaaggtcccatttagaggaaaatagactaTAAACCAGGATATGCTCTAGATCAGGACTACGTTGTAACTAACCACTCAGAGGCGGTCTTTGTGGCAGGAAGGTCACAtctggttccaaaaaaccaagatagCGATGCCCGTAATGCTGAACTCAAGGCTTCATAACGGCAGTCCGCCAATAGGTTACGTCATGGTgactatgtccacttcttttatacagtctatgattaAAACCAGCTTCATATTCAGCTTCCATGGGACAGAATTTAAAGCTCTTTGATTGGATGGTTTCTTGTCCTCAGGCTTATGGTAGTGAAGACGTTTTATTGGAGGACCAGATATTTTCTACCCGCGCTGTCATGTGACATGTCCTGTGAGTCATGTGACTCAGTATACCTTGCAGTCAGAACAAAGTGAGCTCATGAGGACCAGGCCTCGTTGGAGTCTCAGTCGAGTTCTTGTGGTCTGACTAAGGCTGTTTAGAACTGTTCAAATGAAATCGCACCAAGAGGGAAAACCAACCAGACTGAAGTGGACTGAGGCCAAgctcacctcctccagccccctCCTCTCGATCTCAGTCACACAGTCCACAATCAGCTGAGGTACTCTGGGGTGGACCACTGGAGCGAAATCCTCCatctctagtgtccagcagggggcgactccactggctccaaacagaagtctgattggatggaagtcaatgaggaaatgaggcgacttctctcctgatttatcagctcagtgaacattttcctgatgagtttctgctctcagtctctagtttacagtcttcttcagcacagcaggatgttaatttagtcaattatggtccatttagagcaGAGGTGCCCAATACGTTGATCGCAATCTACCGGTCGATCGCGGAGGTAGTGCGGGTACAtcgcgtgacattaaaaaaaaaaaaagttgcgtttgcgacttgattgacatacagggcggccagtctgagatttcttctctgctacgggttGCGGGCAGGGACATGCATGCGGTCAAACGCACTAGCTACCacaaaactccagcgagcgaagtgacctagttTGCCTTCCAatctatatctactaaagaagggatagttgcagttatgcagtgtacgccaacatatattgtatatataaagtatactcagtatatatagaaattaatatatgtttagcatttttaatgtagttaGATCATTTTGATGTGGTCATTTtaaagtgtgggcacccctgatttagaggaagatacaccaggaagagggggggctttaggacggggctacctgctcactgaccaaccagaggagggtcAAGTCTAAACCAATCAGAAGGTGTCTTTGCAGAATAATTGTCATTTCTGGTCCCAAAAAAACAAGTTTGCAATGCCTGTAAAGCCAAtcttgaggcttcaaaacggcgaTCCATAAACCAACTGGGGAACGTCACAGTGTCCACGCCTACTTCTTATGTACAGTCATTGAAAGGAACCCACAGATGCTCCTACATGTTCATAGACACAGTGGACACAAATGAACATCCCAGAAGGCAACAACCTCTGCTGAGCTGTTTAACAGGctaatggtgtgtgtgcgtgtgtctcaGGAGGTGGAGACGATCGTGAAGGCATCTGTTATGACTCCAGAGACCGGAAGCCAGATCCACATGGTGCTGGGTATCACACAGGAGACCCCTGAAAACCCGAGCCGGACTGTCACCCAGGAGTGTGCTGTTAccctgggaggaggaggaggaggaggaggaggaggtgagctGTCCCACACATTTGGGGATCATTGAAGTCATTATaacaaaatgagagaaattAGCCATTTATGTCGTCAACCCATTATTTCCACTTGTGGAAAATAGGAGCAAAAGAAAAGTGCGTGTctatttttgtttaatgtgtctTAGGAGTTCATTGTGCTGTTTAGATCAGCATATAATTGCATATTTAACCTGTTTGTTTGCTGCCATGTGAGCCACAGATGAACCCTGAACACTGATTAAAGTTCAGTTCAGACTCATCCTCAGCCTCCACTCGCTGATGGTTTGGTGTAAGAACTGTAAAATAGTTAGCTGTAATGAAGTGGCCTCTTTTCCTCAGACCAGACGTCAGTGTGGTTCCCCTGTGATGAGACACTAGCAGAGCCTGAAGCTGAAGCTCAGACGGAGGGGGGCACTGCCGCCAGAGCGCCGTACGCTTTCAGAGCCGAGAAAATCCTCAAACACGTTTTCCTGTCTAAAACGGTACGACAAACGGCCTTTATTTCTGACAGAAAGTTTGATTGTTAATGTCTGAGTCAGGTGTTGGAGGGTGATTGACAGTCTGCTGCTAAGCTCCTTGGTGTTTGACTTAGAATGATATGGGGAGGGGATCCATCTGCATTTAAAATAGGCAGATTAAGAAGTGATCTTTGGAAGCCTCAAATGCAGACTGAAGTCAGCCTGTGGTAAATAAAactgtatcatctgcataaagatGGAAGTAGAGGAATAATGTTCTTTATGATGTGAATAATGATAGACCATGatctgagccccccccccctccagtaCAGACGGTCCGACTCCCTTTAGGATCACCACCTGTCGTGTATCTGCCCCCCTCAGGTGATCCGGCCAGAGACCTGCTCGCCCTGCGGAAAGAGGATTCGCTTTGGAAAGATGGCCGTGAAGTGCAGAAACTGCCGTGCTGTCGCTCATCCAGAGTGCAAACAGAAATTCACAGAGGGCTGCTCGGCCACCGCCACAACAGGAAGTGCGGCTCAGCAGGTACTTAACAGGTTAATTACACCAAACCAAATACTCCAGGACCAGATGATGATTATTATctattttcttattcattttttctcttcctcagcACTTGTTGGAGGGTTTCGCTCCAGTGGTCCACCCCAGAGTACCTCAGCTGATTGTGGACTGTGTGACTGAGATCGAGAGGagggggctggaggaggtgagcTTGGCCTCAGTCCACTTCAGTCTGGTTGGTTTTCCCTCTTGGTGCGATTTCATTTGAACAGTTCTAAACAGCCTTAGTCAGACCACAAGAACTCGACTGAGACTCCAACGAGGCCTGGTCCTTATGAGCTCACTTTGTTCTGAATACAAGGTATACTGAGTCACATGACTCACAGGACATGTCACATGACAGCGTGGGTAGAAAATATCTGGTCCTCCAATAAAACGTCTTCACTACCATAAGCCTGAGGACAAGAAACCATCCAATCAAAGAGCTTTAAATTCTGTCCCATGGAAGCTGAATATGAAGCTGGTTTtaatcatagactgtataaaagaagtggacatagtcACCATGACGTAACCTATTGGCGGACTGCCGTTATGAAGCCTTGAGTTCAGCATTACGGGCATCGctatcttggttttttggaaccagaTGTGACCTTCCTGCCACAAAGACCGCCTCTGAGTGGTTAGTTACAACGTAGTCCTGATCTAGAGCATATCCTGGTTTAtagtctattttcctctaaatgggaccttAACGCAGACCAATCACAGGacacgacacttctttatacagactgataccgaccaatcagagctgatgttctgctgtctgcagagaggCCTGTACCGGGTCCCTGGGGGGGAGCGTCTGGTGAAGGAGCTCAGGGACCGGTTCCTCCAGGGCAAAACTCCGCTCCTGCTCAGCAAGGTGTCTGACATCCACGTGGTGTGTGGCCTCCTCAAAGacttcctgaggaggctgaaggAACCGCTCATCACCTTCAGACTGCACAGGACCTTCATGGAGGCCTCAGGTACCAAGACTGAACACACCCCTCAACGTcacctctgtttgtgtgtgtgtgatcgtctgtgactgtgtgttaatgtgtcacTAACCTGAATGTTTCAGTTTATTTCGACCAGTTTGGTTTTCTCTGCAGTTAATTTCAGTTACAGCTGAGGCGGATTAAcacaaggaaaaacaaacactgtgaagCATTTCGCTCATCTCGGTTTGGTGAGGTGGTCTCGGTCTGGTGCGGTGGACCCGGTCTGGTTTGGTGGATCTGGTCTGGTTTGGTGgacctggtctggtgtggtggATCCGGTCCGGTGTGGTGGATCCGGTCTGGTGTGGTGGATCCGGTCTGGTGTGGTGGACCCGGTCTGGTGTGGTGGACCTGGTCTGGTAATCAGGGTAATttcttactgactgactgactgtttttcAGAGCTGGCTGATGAAGACAACAGTGCTGCCATCACGTATCAGGCCATCGCGGAGCTGCCGAAGGCCAACAGAGATACACTGGCTTTCCTCATGCTCCACTTACACAAGTAAGAGCTTACATGCTGGTTTATGACCCTCCAGCAGCACAGATGCTGAAACTGCTGTGAAGGTGTCATCTGCTGGTTCATGGTGGTCCTcttgagtctctttgtggtccCTTTTGTCTCTAACCCTGATATCAGATCATCTTGACAGCAGGAGGCTGGTAAACAGGATTTATTTGTTCCCGTTCTTTATTCTGCAGGGTGATGAGGAGTCCTCAGTGTCAGATGGATCAGAATAACTTGGCGCGGATGTTTGGACCGACCATCGTAGGGCACGGGATGTCCGAACCGTCTCCAACAACCATCATGAGAGACACCAACACTCAGCCAAAGGTTGGTCCAGTCCTCCAGCAACATGTGGACATCCTCGCTGTCAGTATGCTCAGAGTTCCTGTTCCATGTGTTGATGTCTCAGGTGATTGGCCGGATGTTGTCCCTCCCTGAGGCCTACTGGAGACGAGTCCTCGCGGCCCAGACAGATCAACAACCTGCCACCACTATGACCTTCAGCCAGGACGATGGACACGGTGGGTTTACAGGTGCTGGAGGTCCCCTCAGTGGACACCGCTGGTCTCCCCATGGTCTGAGGGTGGGGCTTTCCATCAGGAATCAGTAGAGGAGAAATGCCTTGTAGTAACCCAATAAAAACATGCCCCGCCCTCTGCTGTGTGAGGgtatgttagcatgttcctgtttaaatggaTCTAAAAAAAACTCTACCAGACAGGATTCATTCTTTCTGAGGGGCGGCCTTTAATAGTCTCttatcagctcagtgtgtcTCCAGAGTGAAGGTGTGTGATGGTTAGCCAGCCCCCACCCCTCAGCATCCACTGGTACCAACCATATCAaccagctggtcaccaaggggCTAAATAACACTGCAGAGTCAGGCTGCATGTTGGGGAGGGAAAAACTAGCAGAGTCATTTTCAAAGGGGTCcattgacctctgacctccagatCCTCAGTGTGTAGAGTAAAAAAGTTAGTgcaggtctatagtgtgtgtgtgtgctagttagtcagtgtgtagtggaggtctatagtgtgtgtgtgtgctagttagtcagtgtgtcagtgtgtagtggaggtctatagtgtgtgtgtgtgtgtgtgtgctagttagtcagtgtgtagtggaggtctatagtgtgtgtgtgctagttagtcagtgtgtcagtgtgtagtggaggtctatagtgtgtgtgtgctagttagtcagtgtgtcagtgtgtagtggaggtctatagtgtgtgtgtgtgctagttagtcagtgtgtagtggaggtctatagtgtgtgtgtgctagttagtcagtgtgtcagtgtgtagtggaggtctatagtgtgtgtgtgtgtgctagttagtcagtgtgtagtggaggtctatagtgtgtgtgtgctagttagtcagtgtgtcagtgtgtagtggaggtctatagtgtgtgtgtgctagttagtcagtgtgtcagtgtgtagtggaggtctatagtgtgtgtgtgtgtgctagttagtcagtgtgtagtggaggtctatagtgtgtgtgtgtgttagttagtcagtgtgtcagtgtagtggaggtctatagtgtgtgtgtgtgtgtgtgtgtgcgctagttagtcagtgtgtagtggaggtctatagtgtgtgtgtgtgtgctagttagtcagtgtgtcagtgtgtagtggaggtctatagtgtgtgtgtgtgtgtgtgtgcgctagttagtcagtgtgtagtggaggtctatagtgtgtgtgtgtgtgctagttagtcagtgtgtcagtgtgtagtggaggtctatagtgtgtgtgtgtgtgtgtgtgcgctagttagtcagtgtgtagtggaggtctatagtgtgtgtgtgctagttagtcagtgtgtagtggaggtctatagtgtgtgtgtgtgtgtgctagttagtcagtgtgtagtggaggtctatagtgtgtgtgtgtgtgctagttagtcagtgtgtcagtgtgtagtggaggtctatagtgtgtgtgtgtgtgtgtgtgcgctagttagtcagtgtgtagtggaggtctatagtgtgtgtgtgctagttagtcagtgtgtagtggaggtctatagtgtgtgtgtgtgctagttagtcagtgtgtcagtgtagtggaggtctatagtgtgtgtgtgtgtgctagttagtcagtgtgtcagtgtgtagtggaggtctatagtgtgtgtgtgtgctagttagtcagtgtgtcagtgtagtggaggtctatagtgtgtgtgtgtgtgctagttagtcagtgtgtcagtgtgtagtggaggtctatagtgtgtgtgtgtgctagttagtcagtgtgtagtggaggtctatagtgtgtgtgtgttagttagtcagtgtgtcagtgtagtggaggtctatagtgtgtgtgtgtgctagttagtcagtgtgtcagtgtagtggaggtctatagtgtgtgtgtgtgctagttagtcagtgtgtcagtgtgtagtggaggtctatagtgtgtgtgtgctagttagtgtgtagtggaggtctatagtgtgtgtgtgtgtgtgtgtgtgtgtgtgctagtcagtgtgtcagtgtgtagtggaggtttatagtgtgtgtgtgtgttagtcagtgtgttagtgtgtagtggaggtctatagtgtgtgtgtgctagttagtcagtgtgttagtgtgtagtggaggtctatagtgtgtgtgtgtgtgtgctagttagtcagtgtgtcagtgtgtagtggaggtctatagtgtgtgtgtgtgtgtgctagttagtcagtgtgtcagtgtgtagtggaggtctatagtgtgtgtgtgtgtgtgctagttagtcagtgtgtcagtgtgtagtggaggtctatagtgtgtgtgtgtgtgtgctagttagtcagtgtgttagtgtgtagtggaggtctatagtgtgtgtgtgtgtgctagtttgtcagtgtgtagtggaggtctatagtgtgtgtgtgtgtgtgtgtgtgctagtcagtgtgttagtgtgtagtggaggtctatagtgtgtgtgtgtgtgctcgttagtcagtgtgttagtgtgtagtggaggtctatagtgtgtgtgtgtgtgtgctagttagtcagtgtgttagtgtgtagtggaggtctatagtgtgtgtgtgtgtgtgtgtctgtgtctgtgtgtgtgtgttagttagtcagtgtgttagtgtgtagtggaggtctatagtgtgtgtgtgtgtgtgtctgtgtctgtgtgtgtgtgtgttagttagtcagtgtgttagtgtgtagtggaggtctatggaggccTCCATGAGGACaatcagcagaaacaccaatggaggctctggggaaatctttctgttctatcaaatctccGTCACTCAGaaagtaaaacctgaaacagttcagatctcttctggagggttcacagatctttagatccactgttgttctggatcaacatgttctctgtctttctttagtctcctctgatgaacaacatgtctgaagtcttttctcactcattctgcttcagtgacttctggaaccttctagctgaggttggacacattttagggacatgaagaagaagaaggaggtcctccaagagacgacgtcacaATAATCGaacaatcagtctttatttatacagcctcaattcataacagcgttctCAAGAAGCTTTAcgtaaagagcagctcagaccaaactctttaattcagagagaaaacccaacgattcaggacagacagaccgacagcaatatactaacagcaactattgCACTGACTAAATAAGCAAGTTAAGttagttaatatgtgaataataataataataataactaatatcattaaaaagtgttggtggctgacgatccacagcaggagaaccaggaccaggatccacagaaaccagagaaccacagcaggaggaccaggatcCAGGACCAGgagcataactaggggctggtccaaggcctgagccagccctaaactataggcttcatcactaaggaaggtttttagcccactctgaaatgtagagaaggtgtctgccccccgaacccagactggaaggaggttccacaggagaggagcctgatagctgaaagctctggccCCTGCACCATTCTATACTACTAATAAGAAGAAACACCAACGTGGGCGCAGACAGAGCATTTAGATCAGAGTTAATCAGCACGTGGTGtaacatcacttcctgtcccaAAGGTTTCCCACAATCCCCTCTGGTGGGTCCACTGTGGATGTGGACTGAGGGGTCTGTTTTTCTGGGTGGGGGCTTATTTAATAAGGCTTAGTTCaccttgttttctctcctgatgCTGTGCGGTATGTTTCCAGGTCGGCTGTTTAAGCCGCTAACATCTCCGGAGCTGAACAGCTACTATAAAACCGCCGGCAGAGGATCCCTGAGGGGCCGGATCAGGAACCTGGGCAACGCTATCAGCAGCACGTAAGACCCCCAAAGACTAGGTTGGCCCTCAGTCCACTACAgagcttcagtgtgtttcaAAAAGCAGAGGTCCACAAAGCTGTAGATGGTCTGAGCGCTCTGTTCATATCGCATATAGAGAATAgaaagaaacactgactgtttaTGTCAGAAATTGATCCAAACTGGAAGAAATACTCTGTAAAACAGTCTGTTCACAGGGACACCGGTTTGAGTCTCACTGAACATCTgcaaatcacaaagaaatattCAGTTCAggattaaacattttatttaaaacaatgcTTCATGTTGTACAGACGTGAAAAGCTCATCTCTACAGAGCCGATAAACGAAGTTAGGCTAGTGTAAACGGCGTTAGGCCAGTGTAAACAGAGTTAGACTAGTGTAAACAAAGTTAGACGTAGATGGTCTGAGAGGTCACTgatcagcagacagacagttggtCTGAGGACGACACGTTGGATGTTTTGTAAAGCTAGCGATGATGGAGTCTGACTCTTTAGTCAACCACGGCTCTACAGGTTGGGGGGGATGTGTGATCCTCTGGTGAGCAGGGGTTGGGCCCAGGGCCTGATGGGATACACGGAGAGGGTCTCTTGCTCCGATCCAGCTGGACGAGTTCAGGCTGGACGAGTGGACTCTGGACTGTGGTGAACTGTAATCGACACTGGTTGACTGTAGTGGTCTCTGGTGGACTGTAGTGGATGGTGGACTGTAGTGGTCTGGTGGACTGTAGTGGTCTCTGGTTGACTGTAGTGGTCTCTGGTGGACTGTAGTGGTCTGGTGGACTGTTGTGGACTCTGCTGGACTGTAGTGGACTGTATTTCTAacatctctgctgtgtttgtgtgttttctgtcctcagCGGTCGAACAGAACCTGGCAGGAGGTTCTTCACGTCGCCCAGCTGATCCAAAGTGGTCACATGTTCCCTTTGAATACAAGGCGTcagtgcagtgcattctggggGAAATGTGTCCCTGACAGATGACACGGACTGAACACGTCTGatagtttgatgttttattaCTGGTctgattttatgtttgtgttgcaaatggtgatgatggtgatgattatgatcatgatggtgatgattgtgatgatgattgtggtgatgattgtgatgatgattgTGGTGATGattgtggtggtgatggtgatgatgatggtggtgatgatgatggtgatgatgattgtgatgatggtggtgatggtgatgatggtgattgtGGTAATGATGATGGCTTGTGGGTCGACTGGTCTGATTGGTCAGACTGAAACCAATCACAGGAcagcttcctcctgctgtcactgttataacaaatgaaatgtaaatcaaGTGTGTTTCAGGGCTTAATCTGGTTTGCTCTGGTTTATTCTGGGCTGACTGGTTTAATCTGGTTCTGGTTTAATCTGGACTGATTCTGGTTTAATCTGGACTGATTGGGGGATTCTGGGtttaatgtgtgaaaaaagCATTGACCTGTAGAAAGTTGAAATAAACATTTGGTTACAGGTgagtttttatttcctgttggCGAGTAAAGGTTGACCCTTCAGACTGGGACGTCAGTCGCTGTTCCTGCTCCACGGAGGACGAGCCGTCACTGTTTATCGTCTCCAGGATGTTTCCAGCAGCATCTCCGTCAGGACTCCCTCGGACATGCCAGTCGTTCACAGGAAGTATCCGAGTacttggagcagcagcagttcctCCTTGTGTTCTTCAGATTTGAGGGTCAAAGTGAGGTTCCTTGTCCTCAGAGGAGCTGCCGTTAGCCAACGTTTGAGTGGTTTGATATTCACTCTGGAGCAGCTCTGAGAGATAAACGCAGGGTTTCTCCTGCACGTGGTCCAGGTGAGGGAC includes:
- the LOC139220116 gene encoding rac GTPase-activating protein 1, which produces MGESRLIVEELLALCLQRITMEETSMSTEQELVDVVKRFEVVRKRWLHAEVELKKYKELLVKSDVAKAALEVKLKHARNQLDVEMKKRYKVEGDYQYLQRQMQLMCDILVHDSKSSAGLNDEQKSLLATFEHRGANVTLHRSSRRLSVIDESSFLSHSDISYDRTDDDVDLDTTVIKPLRSRAREKRRSSMGPAGGAPGGKRGRGGNMSAELLERKTVEKEVETIVKASVMTPETGSQIHMVLGITQETPENPSRTVTQECAVTLGGGGGGGGGDQTSVWFPCDETLAEPEAEAQTEGGTAARAPYAFRAEKILKHVFLSKTVIRPETCSPCGKRIRFGKMAVKCRNCRAVAHPECKQKFTEGCSATATTGSAAQQHLLEGFAPVVHPRVPQLIVDCVTEIERRGLEERGLYRVPGGERLVKELRDRFLQGKTPLLLSKVSDIHVVCGLLKDFLRRLKEPLITFRLHRTFMEASELADEDNSAAITYQAIAELPKANRDTLAFLMLHLHKVMRSPQCQMDQNNLARMFGPTIVGHGMSEPSPTTIMRDTNTQPKVIGRMLSLPEAYWRRVLAAQTDQQPATTMTFSRLFKPLTSPELNSYYKTAGRGSLRGRIRNLGNAISSTGRTEPGRRFFTSPS